The Pseudonocardia alni genome includes a region encoding these proteins:
- a CDS encoding class I SAM-dependent methyltransferase gives MNRVETALVNSPPRRAFAAVLRDPDAAAAGRALSPDARVLEVGCGAGYGTELILRRFAAARVDAIDLDPAMVTRAKRRLAGYGERVRLATGDMTDLRTALDAEDNSYDAVFDFAIVHHVPDWRAALAEIVRVLKPGGRFYFDEVTAAALATRGYRWLFDHPTEDRFTASEFVAELERQGLQVGSRWRTRVRGHYLLGVAQRPYSDAAPR, from the coding sequence ATGAACCGGGTGGAAACGGCCCTGGTGAACAGCCCGCCGCGGCGCGCGTTTGCAGCGGTTCTACGAGACCCCGACGCTGCTGCGGCTGGGCGGGCACTATCCCCGGACGCGCGGGTGCTCGAGGTGGGGTGCGGGGCGGGGTACGGCACCGAGCTGATCCTGCGCCGGTTCGCCGCGGCTCGTGTGGACGCGATCGACCTGGACCCGGCCATGGTCACTCGGGCGAAGCGCCGGCTGGCTGGTTACGGGGAGCGGGTGCGGCTGGCCACCGGCGACATGACCGACCTGCGCACCGCCCTGGACGCCGAGGACAACAGCTACGACGCGGTGTTCGACTTCGCGATCGTGCACCACGTCCCGGACTGGCGAGCGGCGCTGGCGGAGATCGTTCGGGTGCTCAAGCCGGGCGGGCGGTTCTACTTCGACGAGGTCACCGCCGCCGCGCTGGCCACCCGCGGCTACCGGTGGCTGTTCGACCACCCCACCGAGGACCGGTTCACCGCGAGCGAGTTCGTCGCCGAACTGGAGCGCCAGGGACTGCAGGTCGGGTCCCGGTGGCGCACCCGGGTTCGCGGGCACTACCTGCTCGGGGTGGCCCAGCGCCCGTACAGCGACGCCGCACCGCGGTGA
- a CDS encoding recombinase family protein: protein MSGLLIGYARVSTDEQDLTAQRDALTTLGVAPERIYVDHGLTGTNRARPGLREAMAACRGGDVLVVTKLDRLARSLPDARDIVAELTAREVKLSLGGSVHDPTDPVGRLLFNVLAMVAEFESDLIKMRTREGMKVARAKGRLRGKKPKLSPRQESHLVELHHAGAHTCQRFVKVDPLRDSEK, encoded by the coding sequence GTGAGCGGACTACTGATCGGCTACGCCCGGGTCTCCACCGACGAACAAGACCTCACCGCCCAACGCGACGCCCTCACCACCCTCGGCGTTGCGCCCGAGCGGATCTACGTCGATCACGGCCTGACCGGAACCAACCGGGCCCGGCCCGGGCTGCGCGAGGCGATGGCCGCGTGCCGCGGCGGCGACGTGCTGGTCGTGACCAAACTCGACCGGCTCGCCCGGTCGCTGCCCGACGCCCGCGACATCGTCGCCGAGCTCACCGCCCGCGAGGTCAAGCTCAGCCTCGGCGGGTCGGTCCACGACCCGACCGACCCGGTCGGCAGATTGTTGTTCAACGTGCTGGCCATGGTCGCCGAGTTCGAGTCAGACCTGATCAAGATGAGGACCCGGGAGGGCATGAAGGTCGCCCGCGCCAAGGGCCGGCTGCGTGGCAAGAAGCCCAAGCTCAGCCCGCGCCAGGAGTCCCACCTCGTCGAGCTGCACCACGCCGGCGCGCATACCTGTCAACGGTTCGTCAAAGTTGACCCCCTCCGGGACTCCGAAAAATGA
- a CDS encoding IS256 family transposase: MAAPHSVDPAQLVEEFASAGVSPDLLQTMIATMANALMSSQADQQCGAGYGERSSERTNQRNGYRAREWDTRAGTIELAVPKLRQGSYFPDWLLTHRRRAEQALVTVVATAYLLGVSTRRVEKLAEQLGVKSLSRSQVSEMATHLDGQVAAFRERPLDQGPYTFVWVDALTVKVREDGRVVNVHALLATGVNADGHREILGLDVASSEDGAGWLAFLRGLVARGLSGVQLVISDAHPGLVAAIASALPGAAWQRCRTHYLRNLLSRVPKSAQPHVATQVRTIFDQPDADAVTAQYGRVVDTLTARWPDAAEHLDNARDELLAFTAYPREVWRQIWSNNPQERLNKEIRRRTDVVGIFPGRDSLIRLVGAVLAEQSDEWTENRRYMGLDLLARSRIRIVTTEAAPTGSEALMTTEAITA, encoded by the coding sequence ATGGCCGCACCACACAGTGTGGACCCTGCCCAGCTTGTCGAGGAGTTCGCCTCGGCGGGTGTGTCGCCGGATCTGTTGCAGACGATGATCGCGACGATGGCGAACGCGTTGATGTCGTCGCAGGCCGATCAGCAGTGCGGGGCCGGCTATGGCGAGCGCAGCAGCGAGCGGACGAACCAGCGCAACGGCTACCGGGCCCGGGAGTGGGACACCCGAGCGGGCACGATCGAGTTGGCGGTGCCGAAGCTGCGCCAGGGCTCCTATTTCCCGGACTGGCTGCTGACCCACCGCCGCCGCGCCGAGCAGGCCCTGGTCACCGTCGTGGCCACGGCCTACCTACTCGGTGTCTCCACCCGGCGGGTGGAGAAGCTGGCCGAACAACTCGGGGTGAAGTCGCTGTCGCGTTCGCAGGTCAGCGAGATGGCCACCCACCTCGACGGGCAGGTCGCCGCGTTCCGCGAGCGCCCGCTCGACCAGGGCCCGTACACGTTCGTGTGGGTCGACGCGCTCACGGTGAAGGTCCGCGAAGACGGCCGGGTGGTCAACGTGCACGCGCTGCTCGCGACCGGGGTGAACGCCGACGGGCACCGCGAGATCCTCGGCCTGGATGTGGCCTCCAGCGAGGACGGAGCGGGCTGGTTGGCGTTCCTGCGCGGTCTGGTCGCCCGCGGCCTGTCCGGGGTCCAGCTCGTCATCTCCGACGCCCATCCCGGCTTGGTGGCGGCGATCGCCTCGGCGTTGCCGGGTGCGGCGTGGCAGCGGTGTCGCACCCACTACCTGCGTAACCTGCTCTCCCGTGTTCCGAAGTCGGCGCAGCCGCATGTCGCTACGCAGGTGCGCACGATCTTCGACCAGCCCGACGCCGACGCCGTCACAGCCCAGTACGGACGCGTGGTCGACACTCTCACCGCGCGCTGGCCCGACGCAGCCGAGCACCTCGACAACGCCCGCGATGAGCTGCTGGCGTTCACCGCATATCCGCGCGAGGTCTGGCGCCAGATCTGGTCGAACAACCCTCAAGAGCGACTGAACAAGGAGATCCGCCGTCGCACCGACGTGGTCGGGATCTTCCCCGGCCGCGACTCCCTGATCCGCCTCGTCGGCGCCGTCCTGGCCGAACAGAGTGATGAGTGGACCGAGAACCGCCGCTACATGGGCCTCGATCTACTGGCCCGCTCACGCATCCGCATCGTCACCACCGAAGCCGCACCGACCGGCAGCGAGGCACTCATGACAACCGAGGCAATAACCGCCTAG
- a CDS encoding phosphotransferase produces MRLTDGSEAVVKVREDDGRGAGCVRVQAQLAERGFPCPRPLTRAVTSDGMVVHAEEFRPGGEVWGGDSPEVAGRYGQVFGWLLEELQNVQAGPLLPNPRWVRWDHPGPGVWPSIAFLDEKDQSLVPQFVSEVAQRARSRLRAADAPCVLGHADFEAQNLRWKGPTLWAIHDWDSVAWQPEAALVGAASGAFPRLPGEPPSLATIASSEAFVEAYQQVRGRSFTAEEQELVWAASLWPVAHNARWDALHRTTTSPSTAALVGQATDRLAWAGA; encoded by the coding sequence ATGCGTCTGACGGACGGATCCGAGGCAGTCGTGAAGGTCCGTGAGGACGACGGCCGCGGGGCTGGCTGTGTGCGCGTGCAGGCGCAGCTCGCTGAGCGCGGGTTTCCGTGCCCGAGACCGTTGACGAGGGCAGTCACCTCGGACGGGATGGTCGTTCATGCCGAGGAGTTCCGGCCTGGCGGGGAGGTGTGGGGCGGCGATTCCCCCGAGGTCGCAGGGCGCTATGGACAGGTGTTCGGCTGGTTGCTTGAGGAGCTGCAGAACGTGCAGGCCGGCCCGCTGCTGCCGAATCCGCGCTGGGTCCGGTGGGACCACCCCGGGCCCGGCGTCTGGCCGAGCATCGCTTTCCTCGATGAGAAGGACCAGAGCCTCGTGCCGCAGTTCGTCAGCGAGGTCGCCCAGCGAGCGCGGTCGCGGCTGCGAGCGGCGGACGCGCCCTGTGTCCTGGGCCATGCCGACTTCGAGGCGCAGAACCTGCGCTGGAAGGGCCCGACGTTGTGGGCGATTCACGACTGGGACAGCGTGGCCTGGCAACCCGAGGCTGCGCTGGTCGGTGCTGCGAGCGGAGCGTTCCCCAGACTGCCTGGTGAACCGCCGTCGCTGGCGACGATCGCCAGCTCAGAGGCGTTCGTGGAGGCATATCAGCAGGTGCGCGGCCGATCGTTCACCGCCGAGGAGCAGGAGCTCGTCTGGGCAGCGAGCCTGTGGCCGGTCGCCCATAACGCCCGCTGGGACGCACTGCATCGAACAACGACGTCGCCCTCGACAGCGGCGCTGGTCGGGCAGGCGACCGATCGCCTCGCTTGGGCTGGTGCATGA
- the istB gene encoding IS21-like element helper ATPase IstB, giving the protein MSPTSTSTSPATNGTRTTATKTAGSDGLGAQLAYLTRALKVPTIAACWEKMAEQARDQNWSHEEFLAALLARQVADREAAGTTMRIRTAHFPQVKTLEDFNLDHLPSLRRDLLAHLATGTFVSKAENVILLGPPGIGKTHLAIGIGVKAAQAGRSVLFDTASNWIARLGAAHHTGTLEAELKKIRRYRLIIVDEVGYIPFDQDAANLFFQLIASRYEQGSVMVTSNLPFGRWGETFSDDVVAAAMIDRLVHHAEVLTLSGESYRTRARRELLAKDRATSD; this is encoded by the coding sequence ATGAGTCCCACCAGCACCAGCACCAGCCCGGCTACGAACGGGACCCGCACCACCGCGACGAAGACGGCTGGCTCGGACGGGCTGGGCGCGCAGCTGGCTTATCTGACCCGGGCGTTGAAGGTCCCCACGATCGCGGCCTGCTGGGAGAAGATGGCCGAGCAGGCGCGGGACCAGAACTGGTCGCACGAGGAGTTCTTGGCCGCGTTGCTGGCCCGCCAGGTCGCCGACCGCGAGGCCGCCGGGACCACGATGCGGATCCGGACCGCGCACTTCCCGCAGGTCAAGACGTTGGAGGACTTCAACCTCGACCATCTGCCCTCGTTACGCCGGGACTTGCTCGCTCACCTGGCGACGGGGACGTTCGTGTCGAAGGCGGAGAACGTGATCCTGCTGGGTCCGCCCGGGATCGGGAAGACGCATCTGGCGATCGGGATCGGGGTCAAAGCCGCGCAGGCTGGGCGCTCTGTCCTGTTCGACACCGCTTCCAACTGGATCGCCCGGCTCGGCGCCGCCCACCACACCGGCACTCTGGAGGCGGAACTGAAGAAGATCCGTCGTTACCGGCTGATCATCGTCGACGAGGTCGGTTACATCCCGTTCGACCAGGACGCGGCGAACCTGTTCTTCCAGCTCATCGCCTCGCGTTACGAACAAGGCAGCGTCATGGTCACCTCGAACCTGCCGTTCGGGCGGTGGGGCGAGACGTTCTCCGACGACGTCGTCGCCGCAGCCATGATCGACCGTCTCGTCCACCACGCCGAAGTCCTGACCCTGTCCGGGGAGTCTTACCGGACCCGGGCGCGCCGCGAGCTCCTCGCGAAGGATCGAGCCACCAGCGACTGA
- a CDS encoding IS3 family transposase (programmed frameshift) translates to MPSERTAGKPTTRRYSQEEKAAAVRMVRTLRTELGHDHGVVKRVADQLGYGAESVRLWVRQADVDDGHQPGVTTDEAARVRELEQEVRELRRANEVLKRAAKFLRGGARPPVPQVVAFVDAHRDDVVEGRRLGVELICRVLQVAPSSYYAAKTRPASARARRDAELTPRLVGLWENNYRVYGARKLWKAARRDGLDVGRDQVARLMRAAGIEGARRTKRLRTTRADPVAARHPDLVQRQFRADAPNQLWVTDLTYVPTWAGVAYVCFIVDAFSRMIVGWRVAGHMRTSMVLDALEMARWSRGTRLPDLRCHSDAGSQFTSVRYGERLAEIGAVPSIGSVGDSFDNALAETVNGYYKAELIRGPARDGPWKTVEDVELATLGWVHWHNHQRLHGYLGDRPPHEYEQAFYAAHRDDQHPVGIP, encoded by the exons ATGCCGTCAGAACGCACTGCGGGCAAGCCGACGACGCGGCGGTACTCGCAGGAGGAGAAGGCCGCGGCGGTGCGGATGGTCCGCACCCTGCGCACCGAGCTGGGACACGATCACGGTGTGGTGAAGCGGGTGGCCGATCAGCTCGGTTACGGCGCGGAGTCGGTGCGGTTGTGGGTGCGCCAAGCCGACGTCGACGACGGCCACCAGCCCGGTGTCACCACCGACGAGGCAGCCCGGGTACGCGAGCTCGAGCAAGAGGTCCGCGAACTGCGCCGGGCCAATGAGGTGCTCAAGCGGGCTGCGA AGTTTCTTCGGGGCGGAGCTCGACCGCCAGTACCGCAGGTAGTGGCATTCGTCGACGCCCACCGCGACGACGTCGTGGAGGGGCGCCGGCTCGGGGTCGAGCTCATCTGCCGTGTGCTGCAGGTGGCCCCGAGCAGCTACTACGCCGCCAAGACCCGCCCGGCCTCGGCGCGGGCCAGGCGGGACGCCGAGCTGACCCCGCGGCTGGTCGGGTTGTGGGAGAACAACTACCGCGTCTACGGGGCACGCAAGTTGTGGAAGGCCGCCCGCCGCGACGGCTTGGACGTCGGCCGTGACCAGGTCGCCCGCTTGATGCGCGCGGCGGGTATCGAGGGCGCCCGACGGACCAAGCGCCTGCGCACCACTCGGGCGGATCCAGTCGCGGCGCGCCATCCGGACCTGGTGCAGCGCCAGTTCCGGGCCGACGCGCCGAATCAGCTGTGGGTTACCGACCTGACCTACGTGCCGACCTGGGCCGGGGTCGCCTACGTGTGTTTCATCGTCGACGCCTTCTCGCGGATGATCGTGGGCTGGCGGGTCGCCGGGCACATGCGCACCAGCATGGTGCTCGATGCGCTAGAGATGGCGCGCTGGTCGCGCGGCACCCGGCTGCCGGACCTGCGCTGTCACAGCGATGCCGGGTCGCAATTCACGTCGGTGCGCTACGGCGAGCGGCTCGCTGAGATCGGCGCGGTTCCGTCGATCGGCAGCGTCGGGGACTCGTTCGACAATGCGCTGGCCGAGACCGTGAACGGCTACTACAAGGCCGAGCTGATCCGCGGACCCGCCCGAGACGGTCCATGGAAGACAGTGGAGGACGTCGAGCTCGCGACGCTGGGCTGGGTGCACTGGCACAACCACCAGCGCCTGCACGGCTACCTCGGAGACCGGCCTCCGCACGAGTACGAGCAGGCGTTCTACGCTGCCCACCGGGACGACCAACACCCGGTCGGAATCCCATAG
- a CDS encoding PLP-dependent cysteine synthase family protein, which translates to MSEETRLIHVVGNTPVVWIDSPFAEGGRGFWAKLEGANPGGIKDRPAVHMVRRARERGDLLPGGRIVESTSGTLGLGLALAGIAFGHPVTLVSDPGMEPLMYRLLRAYGAEIETVDAPALIGGWQQARRDRVAQVLAEHPGSWCPDQYNNPDNVAAYAPLAAELWHQLGRIDVLVCSVGTGGHSAGISRALRRHQPDLEVVGVDTIGSTIFGQPARPRLMRGLGSSIHPRNVDHSTFSEVHWVAPDEAVSACRAMASASYASGGWSVGAVGVVAGWLARTRPPGTRITAVFPDGPQRYFDTVYNDDFCRNHNIEVGPPPLGDPDQIDRTDRSEVRRWTRCVDVIAPEAS; encoded by the coding sequence ATGTCTGAGGAGACCCGGCTCATCCACGTCGTCGGGAACACTCCTGTCGTCTGGATCGACTCACCATTCGCCGAGGGCGGGCGGGGTTTCTGGGCCAAGCTCGAAGGAGCCAACCCCGGTGGGATCAAAGACCGTCCAGCGGTACATATGGTTCGCCGCGCCCGCGAACGCGGCGACCTGCTCCCGGGCGGACGCATCGTCGAATCGACCAGCGGAACCCTCGGGCTCGGTCTCGCGCTGGCTGGGATCGCCTTCGGGCACCCAGTCACCCTGGTCTCAGATCCCGGTATGGAACCTTTGATGTATCGGTTGCTGCGCGCCTACGGCGCAGAAATCGAGACTGTCGACGCCCCCGCGTTGATTGGTGGGTGGCAGCAGGCCCGCCGGGACCGGGTCGCCCAGGTGCTCGCCGAGCACCCCGGCTCGTGGTGCCCTGATCAGTACAACAACCCGGACAATGTCGCCGCCTACGCGCCACTCGCCGCTGAGCTGTGGCATCAGCTCGGCCGCATCGACGTATTGGTCTGTTCCGTAGGCACCGGCGGCCACTCGGCCGGGATCTCGCGCGCGCTGCGACGTCACCAGCCCGACCTAGAGGTAGTCGGCGTCGACACGATCGGGTCGACCATCTTCGGACAGCCGGCTCGGCCTCGTCTGATGCGTGGGCTCGGCTCGAGTATCCACCCGCGCAACGTCGATCACAGCACCTTCTCCGAAGTGCACTGGGTAGCACCGGACGAAGCGGTATCTGCGTGCAGAGCGATGGCGAGCGCGAGCTACGCCAGTGGCGGCTGGAGTGTCGGTGCCGTCGGCGTCGTCGCTGGCTGGTTGGCCCGTACCCGCCCACCTGGTACGCGGATCACTGCGGTCTTCCCCGACGGCCCGCAGCGGTACTTCGACACGGTGTACAACGACGACTTCTGTCGGAACCACAACATCGAGGTCGGACCGCCGCCACTAGGCGATCCGGACCAGATCGACCGCACTGACCGCTCGGAGGTCCGGCGCTGGACGCGTTGTGTCGACGTCATCGCACCTGAGGCGAGCTGA
- a CDS encoding MFS transporter, with amino-acid sequence MRVWARYRSFERPTRLLLLNQLTINLGFYMLIPYLADHLSAGLGLSVLMVGVVLGVRNFSQQGMFLVGGSLADRFGYKPMIVAGCALRTVGFVLIGLVDAVPALVIASAMTGFAGALFNPAVRAYIAHDAGERRVEAFALFSVFYQAGILIGPVAGMLLTGINFTATCLVAAAVFAVLTVLQIRALPGRQGSGGNSREDGRSVLAQWRDVATTRGFVPFAVAMIGTYVLSYQIYLALPLYTRSLLGGGDSATMLVTAVYVVSGGVTIAAQMRVTAWCRDRWGAAASLSRGLFVLGAAFVPMLVADCLPALDDGTTVVVGIIALLSTAAMLAVGTAIVLPFEMDTIVGLSGNRLVATHYGFYNTVCGIGILLGNAGTGWAMDLARSAGAAAVPWAVLVATGVVCAVALMALHRRGLLTVTPEKTPRPTETDAPTVSFEAINRFAAADTAPTQPLPMASASASASRSRTR; translated from the coding sequence ATGCGGGTATGGGCCCGATACCGTTCGTTCGAGCGTCCGACGCGGCTGCTACTTCTCAACCAACTCACCATCAACCTCGGCTTCTACATGCTCATCCCGTACCTGGCCGACCACCTGTCGGCCGGGCTCGGGCTGTCAGTACTGATGGTCGGCGTCGTCCTCGGAGTCCGGAACTTCTCTCAACAAGGGATGTTCCTGGTAGGAGGTAGCCTGGCCGACCGGTTCGGATACAAGCCGATGATCGTCGCCGGGTGCGCCTTGAGGACCGTCGGATTCGTACTGATCGGGCTCGTCGACGCCGTGCCCGCGTTGGTGATCGCCTCGGCGATGACCGGGTTCGCCGGTGCTCTGTTCAACCCGGCAGTCCGCGCCTACATCGCCCACGACGCCGGAGAGCGACGGGTCGAGGCGTTCGCCTTATTCAGCGTCTTTTACCAGGCGGGGATCCTTATCGGGCCGGTGGCTGGAATGCTGTTGACCGGGATCAACTTCACAGCGACCTGCCTGGTCGCCGCAGCTGTCTTCGCCGTGCTGACAGTGCTGCAGATTCGGGCATTGCCTGGTCGTCAGGGTAGCGGCGGGAACTCCCGTGAGGATGGGCGTTCGGTACTGGCCCAGTGGCGTGACGTGGCTACCACCAGGGGTTTCGTGCCGTTCGCCGTCGCGATGATCGGTACCTACGTGCTGTCGTACCAGATCTACCTCGCTCTCCCGCTCTATACGCGGTCGTTGCTTGGCGGCGGTGACTCCGCGACGATGCTGGTAACTGCCGTCTACGTCGTATCAGGCGGGGTCACGATCGCGGCACAGATGCGGGTCACCGCGTGGTGCCGGGACCGCTGGGGGGCAGCCGCGTCGCTGAGCAGAGGCCTGTTCGTGCTCGGAGCAGCGTTCGTGCCGATGCTCGTCGCCGACTGCCTACCAGCACTTGACGACGGTACGACAGTCGTCGTGGGGATCATCGCGCTGCTATCCACAGCTGCGATGCTCGCGGTCGGCACAGCCATCGTTCTGCCCTTTGAGATGGATACGATCGTCGGGCTGTCGGGCAACCGTCTCGTTGCCACTCACTACGGGTTCTACAACACCGTGTGCGGGATCGGGATCCTGCTGGGCAATGCCGGGACCGGGTGGGCTATGGACTTGGCCCGTTCGGCTGGAGCAGCTGCAGTCCCGTGGGCGGTGCTCGTCGCGACCGGAGTCGTCTGTGCGGTAGCACTTATGGCTCTTCACCGGCGCGGTCTTCTGACCGTGACACCAGAGAAGACGCCACGCCCGACGGAGACAGACGCGCCCACGGTGAGCTTTGAGGCGATCAATCGGTTCGCCGCAGCCGACACCGCTCCGACGCAACCGTTGCCCATGGCATCGGCATCGGCATCGGCATCGAGAAGCCGAACCCGCTGA
- a CDS encoding L,D-transpeptidase → MGNPTTRRPRRKRIVVAAIVAATGIGLGGTALADVEQGDIATQAHAEAVAPGTPCSVSARACVDLDTQRAWLLRDGKVTRGPVPIASGGAGQETPLGHSFRVYRKNKDHVSGEFTGPDGNPAPMPWSVFFADGGVAFHGGDRASASAGCVKLDTGQAEAFFNDLVEGDKVQVVRASDEQTARGGGAAAS, encoded by the coding sequence ATGGGGAATCCGACGACCCGACGACCACGCCGCAAGCGGATCGTCGTCGCCGCGATCGTCGCCGCAACCGGGATCGGCCTCGGTGGAACCGCGCTCGCCGACGTCGAGCAGGGCGACATCGCAACCCAGGCCCACGCGGAGGCCGTCGCCCCGGGCACCCCTTGCTCGGTCTCGGCACGGGCGTGTGTCGATCTCGACACGCAACGCGCCTGGCTCCTGCGCGACGGCAAGGTGACCCGTGGTCCGGTTCCGATCGCGTCCGGCGGAGCCGGCCAGGAGACACCTCTGGGACACTCGTTTCGGGTCTACCGCAAGAATAAGGACCACGTCAGCGGTGAGTTCACCGGCCCTGACGGCAACCCTGCGCCGATGCCGTGGTCGGTCTTCTTCGCCGACGGCGGCGTCGCCTTCCACGGCGGTGACCGGGCGAGTGCGTCGGCGGGATGCGTCAAGCTCGACACCGGGCAGGCCGAGGCGTTCTTCAACGATCTCGTCGAGGGCGACAAGGTTCAGGTCGTACGCGCTTCGGACGAGCAGACAGCGCGCGGAGGCGGTGCAGCAGCGAGCTGA
- a CDS encoding M23 family metallopeptidase, with amino-acid sequence MSTSSTSLSSCLPAPPPAGAGAVAALAAGALVTGAQATYDELDLQLVDDEVRPVAALSLEPASIPAPDRPAVVAPVAASELPDAADPDDLAALAKGTRIGEESARRADQLSAARAEGAPAAVTAASGEVTVQPVRGRITSTAGPRWGSTHYGLDIANRIGTPIFAVADGVVEKSGPANGFGLWVVVRHPDGSRSVYGHINQAFVAAGERVAAGDRIAEVGNRGQSTGPHLHLEIRQGSVSGEKVDPVGWLRARGLELTG; translated from the coding sequence ATGTCGACGTCCAGTACGTCCCTGTCCTCCTGCCTCCCTGCTCCGCCGCCCGCCGGTGCCGGGGCCGTCGCCGCACTCGCAGCCGGAGCCCTAGTCACCGGTGCTCAGGCCACCTACGACGAACTCGATCTCCAACTGGTCGACGACGAGGTCCGTCCGGTCGCGGCGCTGTCGCTCGAACCGGCCTCGATCCCAGCTCCCGACCGTCCCGCGGTCGTCGCGCCTGTCGCGGCGTCCGAGCTCCCGGACGCCGCCGACCCGGACGACCTCGCCGCCCTGGCGAAGGGCACCCGGATCGGAGAGGAGTCCGCCCGTCGAGCCGACCAGCTCTCGGCCGCCCGGGCCGAGGGCGCCCCGGCCGCCGTGACCGCGGCCAGCGGTGAGGTCACCGTGCAACCCGTCCGGGGCCGGATCACCTCGACGGCCGGTCCGCGCTGGGGCTCCACCCACTACGGCCTGGACATCGCCAACCGCATCGGGACCCCGATCTTCGCCGTCGCCGACGGTGTCGTGGAGAAGTCCGGTCCGGCGAACGGATTCGGACTGTGGGTGGTCGTCCGCCACCCCGACGGCAGCCGATCGGTGTATGGCCACATCAACCAGGCGTTCGTCGCGGCAGGGGAGCGCGTGGCGGCCGGGGACCGGATCGCCGAGGTGGGCAATCGCGGTCAGTCGACGGGGCCGCACCTGCACCTGGAAATCCGGCAGGGCTCGGTGTCGGGCGAGAAGGTCGACCCTGTCGGATGGCTGAGAGCTCGCGGTCTGGAGCTGACCGGATGA
- a CDS encoding cytochrome c biogenesis CcdA family protein, with amino-acid sequence MELLAMTALALVAGAVSFSSPCVLPLLPGYVSFVSRSGSQDRGRSHWGPALFVAGFGAVFVAMGLTASAVGLLLRQNLDILTRGAGVVVVVLGLGMTGVLRIPLIAREFRPGLRRATSGAIGSFGLGAAFALGWTPCVGPVLATILTVAATSGRLMTGVVLLAAYALGLGLPFLLLARALLRGRDRFAWLRRNAHRLEVAGGVMLVVTGVLMLSGVWSAVMADAVSSYARWGWPPI; translated from the coding sequence GTGGAACTCCTGGCCATGACGGCGCTCGCGCTCGTCGCCGGGGCCGTGTCGTTCAGCTCCCCGTGCGTCCTGCCGCTGCTGCCCGGCTACGTCTCCTTCGTCAGCCGCTCCGGCAGTCAGGACAGGGGACGATCGCACTGGGGACCTGCGCTGTTCGTGGCCGGGTTCGGCGCGGTCTTCGTCGCCATGGGTCTCACGGCCTCGGCGGTCGGGCTCCTGCTGCGGCAGAACCTCGACATCCTCACCCGGGGCGCCGGAGTGGTCGTCGTCGTCCTCGGGCTCGGAATGACCGGGGTCCTCCGAATTCCGCTGATCGCCCGCGAGTTCCGGCCCGGCCTGCGCCGGGCGACCTCTGGCGCGATCGGTTCGTTCGGTCTGGGTGCGGCGTTCGCGCTCGGCTGGACCCCGTGCGTCGGTCCGGTGCTCGCGACGATCCTCACCGTTGCCGCGACCTCGGGCCGGCTCATGACCGGTGTCGTGCTTCTCGCCGCGTACGCGCTCGGACTCGGGCTTCCCTTCCTGCTGCTGGCACGGGCTCTCCTGCGCGGCCGCGACCGATTCGCCTGGCTGCGCCGCAACGCCCACCGTCTGGAGGTCGCCGGCGGCGTGATGCTGGTGGTCACCGGCGTGCTGATGCTCAGCGGGGTGTGGTCGGCCGTGATGGCCGATGCTGTCTCCAGCTATGCGCGGTGGGGCTGGCCTCCGATCTGA
- a CDS encoding ATP-binding cassette domain-containing protein, with protein MDLHQAPVLRDLDLCLESGEVIGLMGANGSGKSTLLSVLATLIRPTAGTVELFGRQIDATSARTARLRVALVGHSAALYDRLTLEENLRLVARLTGRPRRRVPEVLADVGLARAAGRPAIACSQGMRRRAELARVMLTEPDLLLLDEVHTGLDYDAAPLVGRVLAEVRSRWGAGVLVSHEAGRVSDLCDRTVGLRSGRVETVVAR; from the coding sequence GTGGACCTGCACCAGGCCCCGGTCCTGCGCGATCTGGACCTGTGTCTCGAGTCTGGCGAGGTCATCGGCCTGATGGGCGCCAACGGTTCGGGGAAGTCGACGCTGCTTTCCGTGCTCGCCACCCTCATCCGCCCTACCGCCGGGACGGTCGAGCTGTTCGGCCGGCAGATCGACGCCACCAGCGCTCGCACGGCGAGGTTGCGCGTCGCGCTCGTCGGACACTCGGCGGCGCTCTACGACCGGCTCACCCTCGAGGAGAACCTGCGGCTGGTCGCTCGCCTCACCGGCCGCCCGCGTCGCCGGGTGCCCGAGGTGCTCGCCGACGTTGGTCTCGCCCGGGCGGCCGGGCGGCCGGCGATCGCCTGCTCGCAGGGAATGCGCAGGCGCGCGGAGCTCGCCCGGGTGATGCTCACCGAGCCCGACCTGCTGCTCCTGGACGAGGTGCACACCGGGCTCGATTACGACGCCGCACCGTTGGTGGGCCGGGTTCTCGCAGAGGTGCGTTCCCGGTGGGGAGCTGGGGTCCTCGTCTCGCACGAGGCCGGAAGGGTCTCCGACCTCTGTGACCGGACGGTCGGTCTGCGCTCCGGCCGGGTCGAGACGGTGGTAGCCCGATGA